One Syntrophaceae bacterium DNA window includes the following coding sequences:
- a CDS encoding acyl CoA--acetate/3-ketoacid CoA transferase subunit beta: protein MELIDKIPDEPAKPGEFILPELMAIQIAHQVRNDDIVFAGTGLPMVGIMTANFINAPNALLIYESGICDGKTMHVPMSVCDQRAANMSSTLGGLVDTFGYYLQNGYVTLGFLGGAAIDKYGGVNVTSIGDYYSPAHRFTGSGGNSDIGTMAHRTAFIILQEKRRFIERNDYTTTPGWWCWDFKTNEWKPKKEVWKGTAYANSGPVAVVTNMGNYAFDEKGEIYLKSFHPGVTIEQIKENCGFNLNVSRVEGETKKPTYKELFVLREFVDPELIFLPQKVEYPAHIQKIING from the coding sequence ATGGAATTGATCGACAAGATTCCCGATGAGCCGGCGAAGCCAGGCGAGTTCATCCTCCCGGAGCTGATGGCCATCCAGATCGCTCACCAGGTTCGCAACGACGACATCGTGTTCGCGGGCACGGGCCTTCCCATGGTCGGCATCATGACGGCGAACTTCATCAACGCGCCCAACGCGCTGCTGATCTACGAGTCCGGGATCTGCGACGGCAAGACGATGCACGTCCCCATGTCCGTCTGTGACCAGCGGGCGGCCAACATGAGCTCCACCCTGGGCGGCCTCGTAGACACGTTCGGCTACTACCTGCAGAACGGCTACGTCACCCTGGGGTTCCTCGGCGGCGCGGCCATCGACAAGTACGGCGGCGTCAACGTCACCTCCATCGGGGACTACTACAGCCCGGCCCACCGCTTCACGGGCTCCGGCGGGAACTCCGACATCGGGACGATGGCGCACCGCACGGCGTTCATCATCCTCCAGGAGAAGCGCCGTTTCATCGAGCGCAACGACTACACCACGACCCCCGGGTGGTGGTGCTGGGACTTCAAGACCAACGAGTGGAAACCCAAGAAGGAGGTCTGGAAGGGCACGGCGTACGCCAATTCGGGCCCCGTGGCCGTCGTGACCAACATGGGCAACTACGCCTTCGACGAGAAGGGCGAGATCTACCTCAAGTCCTTCCACCCCGGCGTCACCATTGAGCAGATCAAGGAGAACTGCGGGTTCAACCTCAATGTCTCCCGCGTCGAGGGCGAGACGAAGAAGCCCACGTACAAGGAACTGTTCGTGCTGAGAGAGTTCGTTGACCCCGAGCTGATCTTCCTGCCGCAGAAGGTGGAATACCCTGCGCACATCCAGAAGATCATCAACGGCTGA
- a CDS encoding acyl-CoA dehydrogenase, with the protein MNLELTETQKMIQDTARNFAKAELEPVAAKLDQQGDRETFLKNLRKLGELGLMAINVKEQYGGSEAGVIAFSLAVTEIGRACASTGVTMSVNNMVCEVIQAIGSEEQKKAYIPKIASGEYYAGGFGLTETMAGSDPSGMKTTAVLDGDSWVLNGSKIFITSAEYAGVFVVWAVTDPKAPKGKGISTFLIENGTKGFTIGRAEHKMGQHASATNELLFEDCRVPKTALMGKVNDGFRTAVGELAGGRIGIGSLALGIGQAAIEYATKYAMNRFQFDQPITNFQAIQWMIAESYTELEAARLLLMNAAFKKEQGKFFAREASMAKYYATEAAERACHAAIQMLGGYGYTNEFPVERYYRDARITSIYEGTNQIQRLIIARDILSSLK; encoded by the coding sequence ATGAATCTGGAACTGACAGAAACCCAGAAAATGATCCAGGACACGGCCCGCAACTTCGCCAAGGCGGAGCTGGAGCCCGTCGCCGCCAAGCTGGACCAGCAGGGAGACCGGGAGACCTTCCTGAAGAACCTCAGGAAACTCGGCGAGCTGGGCCTCATGGCCATCAACGTCAAGGAGCAGTACGGCGGCTCCGAGGCCGGCGTCATCGCCTTCAGCCTGGCCGTCACGGAGATCGGCAGGGCCTGCGCTTCGACGGGCGTGACCATGTCCGTCAACAACATGGTCTGCGAGGTCATCCAGGCCATCGGCAGCGAGGAGCAGAAGAAGGCCTACATCCCGAAGATCGCCTCGGGCGAGTACTACGCCGGCGGTTTCGGCCTCACGGAAACGATGGCGGGCTCCGACCCCTCGGGAATGAAGACCACGGCCGTCCTCGACGGCGACTCCTGGGTCCTCAACGGCTCGAAGATCTTCATCACCAGCGCGGAGTACGCCGGCGTCTTCGTCGTCTGGGCCGTCACCGACCCCAAGGCCCCCAAGGGCAAGGGCATCAGCACGTTCCTGATCGAAAACGGGACCAAGGGGTTCACGATCGGCCGGGCCGAGCACAAGATGGGCCAGCACGCCTCGGCCACCAACGAGCTGCTCTTCGAAGACTGCCGCGTCCCGAAGACAGCCCTCATGGGTAAGGTGAATGACGGGTTCCGCACGGCAGTCGGCGAGCTGGCCGGCGGCCGCATCGGCATCGGGTCCCTCGCGCTCGGCATCGGGCAGGCGGCCATCGAGTATGCCACCAAGTACGCCATGAACCGCTTCCAGTTCGACCAGCCCATCACCAACTTCCAGGCCATCCAGTGGATGATCGCCGAGAGCTACACGGAGCTCGAGGCGGCGCGGCTGCTCCTGATGAACGCGGCCTTCAAGAAGGAACAGGGCAAGTTCTTCGCCCGCGAGGCCTCCATGGCCAAGTACTACGCCACGGAAGCGGCCGAGAGGGCATGCCACGCGGCGATCCAGATGCTGGGCGGCTACGGCTACACCAACGAGTTCCCCGTGGAGCGATACTACCGCGACGCCCGGATCACCTCGATCTACGAGGGCACGAACCAGATCCAGCGCCTCATCATCGCAAGGGACATCCTGAGCAGCCTGAAGTAG
- a CDS encoding enoyl-CoA hydratase/isomerase family protein, which yields MDFKTIQAVELAGGVGILTLNRPERRNALSIEMRREIMACMGKWRDSPAVGVMIITGAGEAFTAGFDLTEFGRPELYGELFETSSAYHRELWNFPKPTIAAVNGPALAGGFDLAKLCDIRICSPKAVFGHPEIKFGIPPLVTPLRWIIGEGLARHLCLTGKRVDAMEACRIGLVSEVVDTEKLLERAVKIATEILETPLDALKRTKQLMIDTSGLGFEESFCKEHDRIFQEYLLKKASESARK from the coding sequence ATGGACTTCAAGACCATACAGGCCGTCGAGCTGGCGGGAGGGGTCGGAATCCTCACCCTCAATCGTCCCGAGCGCAGAAACGCCCTTTCCATCGAGATGCGCCGGGAGATCATGGCATGCATGGGCAAGTGGAGGGATTCCCCTGCGGTCGGCGTGATGATCATTACGGGTGCCGGCGAAGCATTCACCGCCGGGTTCGACCTGACGGAATTCGGCCGGCCCGAGCTGTACGGCGAGCTCTTCGAGACGTCATCGGCGTATCATCGGGAACTCTGGAATTTCCCCAAGCCCACCATCGCCGCGGTAAACGGCCCCGCGCTGGCGGGCGGGTTCGACCTGGCCAAGCTCTGCGACATCCGGATCTGCTCCCCGAAGGCCGTCTTCGGTCACCCCGAGATCAAGTTCGGCATCCCGCCGCTTGTGACGCCCCTGCGCTGGATCATCGGCGAGGGTCTGGCGAGGCACCTCTGCCTGACGGGAAAACGGGTGGATGCCATGGAGGCCTGCCGGATCGGTCTCGTGAGCGAGGTCGTGGACACGGAGAAGCTCCTCGAGAGGGCCGTGAAGATCGCCACGGAGATCCTGGAGACGCCCCTGGATGCCCTGAAAAGGACCAAGCAGCTGATGATCGACACCTCGGGCCTCGGCTTCGAGGAATCCTTCTGCAAGGAACACGACCGAATCTTCCAGGAGTACCTGCTGAAGAAGGCCTCGGAGAGCGCAAGGAAGTGA